A single region of the Lacerta agilis isolate rLacAgi1 chromosome 9, rLacAgi1.pri, whole genome shotgun sequence genome encodes:
- the COPS4 gene encoding COP9 signalosome complex subunit 4 isoform X2, with amino-acid sequence MAAAVRQELTQLMSSSGSHKDLAGKYRQILEKAIQLSGVEQLEALKAFVEAMVNENVSLVISRQLLTDFCTHLPSLPDGTAKEIYHFTLEKIQPRVISFEEQVASIRQHLASIYEKEEDWRNAAQVLVGIPLETGQKQYNVDYKLETYLKIARLYLEDDDPVQAEAYINRASLLQNESTNEQLQIHYKVCYARVLDYRRKFIEAAQRYNELSYKSIVHESERLEALKHALHCTILASAGQQRSRMLATLFKDERCQQLAAYGILEKMYLDRIIRGNQLQEFAAMLMPHQKATTADGSSILDRAVIEHNLLSASKLYNNITFEELGALLEIPAAKAEKIASQMITEGRMNGFIDQIDGIVHFETREALPTWDKQIQSLCFQVNNLLEKISQTAPEWTAQAMEAQMAQ; translated from the exons GTATCGTCAGATATTGGAAAAAGCGATTCAGCTCTCAGGAGTGGAACAATTAGAGGCATTAAAAGCCTTTGTAGAAGCAA TGGTCAATGAAAACGTCAGTTTAGTGATTTCACGCCAGTTGTTGACAGACTTCTGTACCCATCTTCCAAGCCTTCCTGATGGCACAGCCAAAGAAATCTACCATTTCACCTTGGAAAAGATCCAACCTCGTGTAATTTCATTTGAGGAGCAG GTTGCTTCTATAAGACAACATCTTGCATCAATTTATGAGAAAGAAGAAGACTGGCGGAATGCAGCACAAGTATTGGTGGGGATTCCTTTGGAAACTGGACAGAA GCAATACAATGTAGATTATAAATTGGAGACTTATCTAAAAATTGCCCGACTGTACCTGGAGGATGACGATCCCGTTCAGGCTGAGGCTTACATCAACAGAGCATCTCTTCTTCAGAATGAATCAACCAATGAACAGTTACAAATTCATTATAAG GTGTGCTATGCTCGCGTTCTTGACTACCGAAGGAAGTTcattgaagctgcccagaggtaTAATGAGCTTTCTTACAAGAGCATAGTCCACGAAAGTGAGAGACTTGAGGCACTGAAGCATGCCTTGCATTGCACAATCTTGGCATCAGCAG GACAGCAGCGTTCCCGTATGTTAGCTACTCTCTTCAAGGATGAAAGATGCCAGCAGCTTGCCGCCTATGGGATACTGGAGAAAATGTATCTAGACAGAATTATCAGAGGGAACCAATTGCAGGAATTTGCTGCAATGCTCATGCCACaccaaaaagcaacaacagctgATG GTTCTAGTATTTTGGACAGAGCTGTCATTGAACATAATTTGTTATCTGCAAGCAAACTGTATAATAATATTACCTTTGAAGAACTTGGAGCATTATTagaaattcctgcagccaag GCAGAAAAGATAGCATCCCAGATGATAACAGAGGGTCGCATGAATGGATTTATTGATCAGATAGATGGAATTGTTCACTTTGAAA CTCGTGAAGCCTTGCCGACGTGGGACAAACAGATTCAGTCTCTCTGCTTCCAAGTTAATAACCTTTTGGAGAAGATTAGTCAGACTGCCCCAGAATGGACAGCACAGGCAATGGAAGCTCAGATGGCTCAGTAg
- the COPS4 gene encoding COP9 signalosome complex subunit 4 isoform X1, which produces MAAAVRQELTQLMSSSGSHKDLAGKYRQILEKAIQLSGVEQLEALKAFVEAMVNENVSLVISRQLLTDFCTHLPSLPDGTAKEIYHFTLEKIQPRVISFEEQVASIRQHLASIYEKEEDWRNAAQVLVGIPLETGQKQYNVDYKLETYLKIARLYLEDDDPVQAEAYINRASLLQNESTNEQLQIHYKVCYARVLDYRRKFIEAAQRYNELSYKSIVHESERLEALKHALHCTILASAGQQRSRMLATLFKDERCQQLAAYGILEKMYLDRIIRGNQLQEFAAMLMPHQKATTADVSISGSSILDRAVIEHNLLSASKLYNNITFEELGALLEIPAAKAEKIASQMITEGRMNGFIDQIDGIVHFETREALPTWDKQIQSLCFQVNNLLEKISQTAPEWTAQAMEAQMAQ; this is translated from the exons GTATCGTCAGATATTGGAAAAAGCGATTCAGCTCTCAGGAGTGGAACAATTAGAGGCATTAAAAGCCTTTGTAGAAGCAA TGGTCAATGAAAACGTCAGTTTAGTGATTTCACGCCAGTTGTTGACAGACTTCTGTACCCATCTTCCAAGCCTTCCTGATGGCACAGCCAAAGAAATCTACCATTTCACCTTGGAAAAGATCCAACCTCGTGTAATTTCATTTGAGGAGCAG GTTGCTTCTATAAGACAACATCTTGCATCAATTTATGAGAAAGAAGAAGACTGGCGGAATGCAGCACAAGTATTGGTGGGGATTCCTTTGGAAACTGGACAGAA GCAATACAATGTAGATTATAAATTGGAGACTTATCTAAAAATTGCCCGACTGTACCTGGAGGATGACGATCCCGTTCAGGCTGAGGCTTACATCAACAGAGCATCTCTTCTTCAGAATGAATCAACCAATGAACAGTTACAAATTCATTATAAG GTGTGCTATGCTCGCGTTCTTGACTACCGAAGGAAGTTcattgaagctgcccagaggtaTAATGAGCTTTCTTACAAGAGCATAGTCCACGAAAGTGAGAGACTTGAGGCACTGAAGCATGCCTTGCATTGCACAATCTTGGCATCAGCAG GACAGCAGCGTTCCCGTATGTTAGCTACTCTCTTCAAGGATGAAAGATGCCAGCAGCTTGCCGCCTATGGGATACTGGAGAAAATGTATCTAGACAGAATTATCAGAGGGAACCAATTGCAGGAATTTGCTGCAATGCTCATGCCACaccaaaaagcaacaacagctgATG TTTCTATTTCAGGTTCTAGTATTTTGGACAGAGCTGTCATTGAACATAATTTGTTATCTGCAAGCAAACTGTATAATAATATTACCTTTGAAGAACTTGGAGCATTATTagaaattcctgcagccaag GCAGAAAAGATAGCATCCCAGATGATAACAGAGGGTCGCATGAATGGATTTATTGATCAGATAGATGGAATTGTTCACTTTGAAA CTCGTGAAGCCTTGCCGACGTGGGACAAACAGATTCAGTCTCTCTGCTTCCAAGTTAATAACCTTTTGGAGAAGATTAGTCAGACTGCCCCAGAATGGACAGCACAGGCAATGGAAGCTCAGATGGCTCAGTAg